The genomic segment TATGTTTGATATGATCATATTCGGCTTTTATGGCCATGGTAATTAATGCTGCTTGAACTCCATGTCCAATGGCATCTGCCAAAAATAATCTTACCTTAGTTTTTTCTAAACGATTCACATCGAATATATCACCTCCAACTTCCGCCATTGGTTCAAACCGAGATCCAAAATCTAAATGAGCAACATGCCTAAGTCCTAAAGGTAAAATATTTCGCTGTATGGTTTTAGCTGTTTCCAAATCTTCATGGATGATTTTTAAAGTTTGGGTTAACTTAGCGGTTCTCTCTTTTACCATTTCTTCCAATGTTTCATTTTGAAGACGAAGTTCCTTATTCTTTTGAATCAAAACTTGGTTCTCTCGTTGTTCTGCGTTCCGAATTCGAGCAGTTAACAATTTTAATAAAGTCAATGTCATTTCAGGACTTGTTTGAAGTAAACGATGGAAGTTTTCTCTAGTCAGTTCGTACAGTACGCAAATTTCTTTGGCCGATATATTTACAGTACGCGGTGCTGAGTCGATAAGAGCAATTTCACCAAAATAATCTCCAGAGACAAGATCTCCAATGATCAAAACTTCTTGTTTACTCTCATCTAAGTATTTCCATACTTCAACAGTTCCAGATTCTATAAAATAAAAAGAATCACCTGATGAATATTGTTGGATGATTAGAGAACCTTCCGGAAAAAGCGCACGTTTCATTTCTTTTTTTAAGAAACTTAAATCCGCTGTAGGTTTCTCCTCATTAGCCATACAATCTTTATGTTTCTAGTTCCCTGTTGACTAGATCTAGCGAGAAGGCAGGTTTACAAATGGACCAGTATTCTGCATCCTCAGTAAAAGGATTGGAATAACGCACCTTAGTTCCCTTTTCCACAAAAAGTGATTCACCGGCAGAAAGGATAACAATTTTTCCATCTACTTCAATTTGTTTTTTACCGCGAACCATCAATGTCCACTCATCAAAGTTAGGTGTCTGGAATGGTTCCCCCCAACCAGCAGGGGCCACCATATGAGCGACCGAAATTTCAGAACTGCCAGTGGATGGTATTCCAAAATGTTCATCAATGGTTTTCCCACCAGGAACCGGAATTTGTATTGGCTGAGTTTGGTGTTTATGACCCATAAACTAAAAACCAGGGAATTTAAAACTAAACTTATGTTTCAACAGGTCTTCGGTGTACGACCAAAGATTCCTTCTAGCAGCTACATCATAAGAAGGTTCCGAACTTTTTTCGATCTTCTTTTTAACAAAATATTTACCGGAAACAGAAGTTAAGGAAGGGTCCGTGGAAAGAAAAATAGAAGTTTCGGCACCTTTTTCCTCGGAAATCGCAAATACATTTTGTGCAAAAGATAAAAGTATTTTCGCCAAACCATCGTTATTTTGACCAAATTTAGTTTTAACAAAACCAGGATGTAGACAATTGACAGTGATCTTTGTTTGATTTAGTCGTTCCGCAAGTTCATAAGTAAAATAAATATTCATAAGTTTGGACCTTTGGTATTGTTTCCAACCCGAATAATCTTTTTCACCTAACAAATCATTAAAGTCCAAAGAAACACCCATATGTGCCCTAGAAGCAACATTGACAATTCTAGCTTCGCCTGCTTTTTTTAAAGACGGAAGTAACCCGAGCGCTAAAATAAAATAATTTAAGTGGTTTAAGGCAAATGTAGATTCTATCCCTTCTTTAGTAAGTGTATGTTTATCAAAATATGCACCTGCATTGTTAAGTAAAACATCGATTTTTGGATGATTCTTACGGATTGTTTCTGAAAGTAAAAATGTTTCTTTTGCTGAAGACAAATCTGCAACATAAGAATGCACTGTAGCACCTGTTAATTGTAAAGAATATACTAATGCGGCAAGTTTATCTGCATTACGACCAACTAAAATCAATTCTTCTTGAGTTTTGGCAAAGGAATGAGCACATACCCTTCCGATTCCGTCTGTGGCACCTGTAACAACGATTGTTTTTTTCATGAAATAATCTCCTCTTTCATTTTTTTAGGAATGGTAAAAACAAATCTAGAACCAGAAACTCCATCACTTTCAGCATAAATGGTTCCCCCATTCACAGAAACAAATTCATGGCAGAGCAAAAGTCCAATCCCGTTACCTGTTTCGCCCCCGGTTCCAGTTGATTTGATTACTTCCCCGACTTTAAATAGTTTATCCTTTGTGGCCTTAGACATACCCACACCAGAATCAATAATGGAAACTTGCCATTCCTCTCCAACATCTAAAGCTTTAATAAAAATTTTACTATTGTTATGACTAAATTTTAACGCATTAGATACCAAGTTTCGAATGACAGTTATAATCATTCGATCATCGCAAAACACCATCGCATGAGAAGGAATTTCAACTTCCAAAGTAATGCCTTTGTTCGAAGCACTCAAAACAAATAATTCCAAACATTCCCTGACAATATTATCTAAACGATAGAAGTGAGGACGAAATTCTTCCTGACCACGTTGTAACTTAGACCACTCCAAAAGATTTTCCAATAATGAAAAAACAGATTCTGTGGCATCAACAAGAGATTGAGTCATGCCAGCAAGTGCATCTTCTTTTTTCTTCATGTCCTCATTTAACACTTTGAGTAACATTTTGATACCGGCAAGGGGACCACGCAAGTCATGGGAAATAATAGACAAAAACCGATCTTTGGTTCCATTCGCAATTAGGAGTTCACGATTCACATTGGACATTTGTTTTTCTAAATTTCTTTGTTCCGTACTATCGCGAAAAACAATAACCATCCCGATTTTTTTTCGATTGGCATCTCTGATCTGTTTTGCGGTCACTTCCCAATACTTTTCATCTTTTTCCCAAATCCATTTTGTGAGTGTTCGTTTATCTGACAAGTGATCAAGTTTTGAAATGATTCCTGGAGCTGATGCAAAAAAATATTTATATGAAATCAGAGTAGAATTCTTAGAGGCAGTACAAAACAAATGTTCTGCTGCGATATTCCAATCCACTACTCTATTGTTAAAGTCGAGAATCACAACCGCTTCATCTAACTCATCTACGATTTCCCCTCGCACTAAGGGAACCAAATCAAACATACGGTAATAGCCTATAGCAAAGAAAATGAGTATCACTTGCATGGTACTCATAACCGCAGTGACATTAATCCCTGGCAAAGGTCTAACACCTAACTTATGTAATATTGCTGTTACCCAAATAAACAAATAGGATATTAATATTAAAAGATACCTACGTCTCTCTGTGGATTTCGAAACAAAAATTCCCTTAATTAATAAGTATGCAACAAAAACAGACCAGAAAAAAGATAGGAAATAGGAAACAAAAAAGCCTGCGGTATTGGTTACCTGAATCCATTGGATCCGACCGTTGATATTCACTAGATATGTATCTAATGTTAATGTTTTAAAGATTGGATCGAGAACACAAACTGCCAATGTCATTAGTGGTTGGACAGTGAGTAATACCCAAAACCTCTTGGTTAACAAATGTTTGTTTTGAGTGAATTCTAGTGATACAAGAACCATTCCTAAATTGGCAATGGACACACCAATGTATAACAAGGCGACAAAGGTTCTATGTAAGTCGGGACTGATAAATACGAAATCTAAACCATAGAATCCAGTCCACATCATGGAACCGAGTACTAAAACTAATAAGTATTTAACAATGTCTAGGCGGTAAGATTTTAAGACGAATAGCCCCAATGCTAGATTGAAGCTGAAGGCTAGAAATAAAAGTAAGCTATATGGATGAAATTGCCACAAACTAAGTCTCTTCGCTGCTTAGCATTTCACAATTTCCGTCAAATACAACTCCATCAGCAATTTGAAGTTTTGCTGTGCGAATGTTTCCCTGGACTTTTCCAGTAGATAACATTTCTAATCTTTGTGTAGCAGTAACATTTCCGATAATCGTTCCACCAACAACAACAGTACCTGCTTTAATGTTTGCTTTGACCCTAGCACCTTCGCTGATTACTAAATAACCATCAGAGATGATTTCACCGGTGAAATCACCGGAAATTTGTAAGGGTTTTTTGAACGCTAACGTTCCACTAAATGCTGTTTCTTTTCCGAGGATAGTAGCAATGACTCCGTGTTCGGTGATGGTTGTTTGCATTTCTTTTTTTGACATAGTTCCTATTTTGTTTTCATGTTGTATACCCCATCCCAATCTTCTGGTGGGGGATCTGCGATATAATCATCACATCTTTCAATGTATAGTTTCGAGGGGCCATCTTGTGGATGAATCGCTAATCCTTTTTTGAACTCTTCTTTTGCTTCTGCAAACTTTCGCGATTTGTAGAGTGAAAGGGCATGGTTGTAATGAACCAATACTGCCTTCATTTTATCACTAATGATCATTTGGGCTCCTTATAGAAAACGACAACCGCAGTAGCGTAATGGTCAGCATGGCTGATGGATACGGAACTGTTTGTAAATCCTTTCTCTCGGAAAAACTTCTCAGTTTTCCCATGGATGACTAGCGTTTTTTTACCAAAATTTGTTCCCGCAAGTTCAATCTCACGCATGTCAGCAACTTCCCCCGGATTTAGGTTCAGAGCCTTAATTACGGCTTCTTTACAAGCAAACCGACCAGCAAGGAAGGGGACAGGGTCTTTGTGTTTGTGGCAGTATTCCACTTCTTCGTCGGTAAAAACCCGCTTCAGGAACCGGTCTCCATGTTTTTGCAGGAGTTCCCGAATTCTTTGGTTTTCAACGATGTCGTTCCCGACTGATAACATAAGATGATTTATTTTCGCCGAAGTTCTAAGAGTCGAGCAAATAATATATTGTTTTCTTTGTGGTAGGGGCGTCTTAACTGCACTCTTTCGGAATAATCAAAAGCTGCAGAAAAGTCTCCATTTTTATACAATGCTTCTGCGATGTAAAAAAGCGTTAGGCTGTCAGAAGGATTTTTTTGGACGTATTGGACAGCAAATTCCAAAGGAAATACCGACATCCTATGTTCTGTGTACAAATATATTTTTTGAACCGACAGTGGAGCATCATGGATCGAATCAAAATGACCCGAAATCATACGTTCTACTTCAGCCCATTTTTTCTGTTTGTAGAGTGTGAGTGCCCTTAAATATACAAAATGTTTCGGATGGTTTGTTGGAACATGGATAGGTGATCCTTCTCCTGTATATTCTACGCGGATGAGTGACAAATCATCGATCAGTTCCCCATGACTTTTGATCGCATCACGTATTGCTTCCAAATCCCCTTGGCCTTCAAAAGTAGTTTTTAAGAATAATTCATCATCTTCATTGACTTCCATTTCCACTTCGGACCCAATCAATATATCATCTCGTCCATCAGAACCAATCAAAAGTACATCACCTTTTTCCAATTGGAAGGTATTGATTTGGAGAGCTTTTTTAGAAGCGAGTAGTCCTAACTTCGCACAAACATAGTTATGTGGCAAAAAAAATGTTCTGTCATTTCGGTAAATTACAGGCCTTGGATGTTCTGCATTTAGAAAGTAAAAGAAACCTGTTTCATCATCAATTAAACAAAGAAACATCGAGATAAGCATGGATCCGTCAAAAGTGACTAGAGTATTATGTAATTCAATATAGGCGTTACTTACCCATTTTTCTGGTGTGATATCTCGAACTTCTTCCGATTGTCCGTTTCTTTTTATGATAGCTTCGAATACCGATCCAATGACAAGAGCACCACTCGCTCCTTGCATCGACTTACCCATCGCATCACCATTCAACACAACTATATATTTTTTATTCTGTAACTGGATAGAGGAAGAAACACATAGATCTCCACCAATTTCAGAAGTCCATTGTTTATAAGAGAACTTTTTCTTTTGTTCTGTAAGGAACTTAATATTCAGATTCGATGAAGTAGCAAGATTTTGAGTTAATGGTTCTATGAGTAAAGAGGCTAAAAAATAGTCTCCGTCTTGTTGTTCCTTAAGACCTTTAACTTCCGTTAAAGCAAAATTCAATTCTTTTGTTCTTTCATCAACTTTTTGCTCTAAATTGGTATAAAGTAAGGAGTTTTCAATGGAAACAGCAATTTGGGAAGATAAAATTTTAAGAATTTCCACACGACCTGGGGTAAATGCATCTGTTGTTAAATTGTTTTCTAAATAAACAATCCCAACTACAGTCCCATGACTTAAAATGGGGTAACAAAGCAAAGATTTAGGTAGAGTTGATTTTACATAAGGGTCATTTTTAAAATCACCCTCTCTTGCTGCATCCCCACAAATCACAACAAGACCAGTTCTTACCACATAACCAATGATTTGTGAAGGTATTTTATTTTGATTCACATAAGCAACTGGTTCTAAAAAATCAATAGCAAATGGAGATTCAGAATACACCAAAACGGATTCTTTTTCTGCTTCCGATTCTGCCAAAACTTGCCAACCTGAATCGGATTTAAGTATAAAATATCCTCTCTCAGCTCCTGCGTTTTCAATCAGGATCTTCATCATTTTTTCCAAAAGACGATTGAGTTGAATTTCCCCTGATATCGTTTGTGAAGCCTTGATGACTGTGTTGATATCTAAAGTAGAACCTACATCGCCAAAAATATCTTTTGTAGTACTAAAAAGTGAAAGACTATCAGTAGAATCCGTTCTAAAATTGCGACCAATATATTTTTTCAAAGAAATATGATCCAATTCCAATTGTTTTACTTTTGATAAGAAACCATACTTTCCATACCGATAATGAGCTTCCACCAAATGTAAGTTACTATACTGTTCAAACCCAGTTTCCTTCCACATTCGAACCAAAAACTCATTCGCAATCGCTTCTTCTAAAATATAATTTGATTCACGTGCAGAAGAAATTGCAGCCTTACAAGCAATCACTGCTTGTGTTTTTTGATTTGCTAGATACAATAATAAGGCTGAAATAATTTCATATTTATGGCCGAAGTTGTCTGGAGAACTTTTCGCCCATACCTTCATTCTCTTTTCAAATCTAACCAATCGTTTTTTTAGTTCGGGTTTTGTAATTCCAGCAGGTATTTTGTTATCTACAATTAATGCAAAAGCAACAAGAGCTCCTAAAAAAACATGTTCAGGCACAAACATCATCCCAAACATGGCTCCTTCTAAACCATCCAATTTTACTGAATATTCATAAGCTTTTTCTTTATCACCTAAGAAGTATTCAATTCGCAACTTACATAAATAATAATCAAATAGAGCATTTGCATTTCCGGTTGCTAACCATTCTGCTACTGTTTCTGTTTCGGAAAAATACCGGCCTTCTAAATTCATGGGGTCTGCAGACTCCCCTCTCATATTCTCCACTAACTGAAGATTTAAACGATGCACTTGGTATGCATGGTTTTGGCGTAAACTTAATAGAGAGGCATCATACCGAAGTTGACTCTTATACAGATCCTCTAAATTTTCACGAAACAATAAACCTTGGAAATGAATGTTATTTAAAGAGTAAGACGAATATTGTAAGTCTCCTGTTTCCATTCCGGCAAGAAAACTATCCCAAAAAATAGAACGGCTATCTCGTGCGTGATTTTTCCAAGGAGCAATCATACATGCGAACATAAACAATGTACGACATCGGAATGTTTTTGCATCTAAAGAATCCAACAATCGCATTCCTAACTGACCAAACTTAAGGCCATCATCATAATTCCCTAAACCAGATCCTTGGATGATTCCCATCGCACAAAATCCAAAAGCACTGATCTCACATAAACCATACCGCAATGTATGGTTGACCAACTTCAATACGATCACAGGAAATAAATTCGGCTCTGCTAGGAATGCGGGAGCAATACATGCATTCAATAACCGCATGATCGCAAGATATTTAGGATCATGAGAAACTGGTAGGTGCTCCAAACTTTCAATCGAACTACGCCCTAATTTAAATTTGAATTTTATGATTTCACGTAGTGGTGATAAAGGACCCGCTTTTTTTGGTAACCTGACTCCAACAAGTTTTAACGCTTGTTTGAGTGTTTCTAATACCTCTTTCATCTTGTTCTGAGTCACAAGCATTGAGGACTGAAGCTCATATACTAAAATTTTATCTAAATCGTTGCGAACAAAACTTAAAATATAATTAAAACTTTTTTCGGCTGCTTCAAAGTTTTTTGAGAGATAAGCGGCACTAGCGTATGCTAAATGTAGCTTCAATGTATTTTCGTATTCAGTATTCCATTCATCATCCCTCATAAGTCCGACCATTCGGTCGAAGAAGGTAAATGCTGCATCATAAGCAGAAGAATTTAAGGCCTTAAAACCAGCCTTTTCATTTAAAATTCGTAACTCTGCTAACTCTTCACTTCCTTTCATTTGGGAAGCACCCAAATTCAATTGGTTTACAATGGTAAACAAATGATCTTCGAGTTTATATTTGTATAGAATAGAGAGGTAGGTTTTTCCTATTTTATAATGGAGTTTTGCTTTTTCTTCGGGGGAAATGATCTTATATATTGCTTCTCGTATTTTATCATGAGTGAAGTTTGCATCCTCCATGCCTAAAATCAAAAATTCTTCGTTGGCAAGGGCAACCAAATCCATAGATGCTTTATGAAATGGCCTCTCCGCTATTGTGGCATAAATATCATGACGAAACCAGTTACCGATACATGCCGTTAATTTCAATGCATCAATTAACTCTGCGGATTGAAGATTAATTTTATCGATAATTAAATCGATAACGTTGTCGGAAATATTAACTGAATCAATTTTATCTTTATCCCATGACCAATGGTCATCTGCAAAATAGATGTAAGACCTTTCATAAAGGTTTTTAAACATCTCATTCACATGGAATGGATTCCCTTTTGTTTTTTTCCAAAGAACTTCCGCAATCGGTCGAATCTCTGATTCTGCAACTGCTAAAGTTTCTGAAACGAGTAAAGCTACATCACGTTCGCGAAGTGGTTCTAAACGAATTTCGCTAATGGGCACCTGAATTTCACGCAACTCTTCCAGCAACCTATAGAATGGATCTGTTGGTAAAACTTCATTGTCACGATAAGATAAGATGATAAAGAAATGAGTAATTTCTGGATCTGTCAATACTTCCTTAAGTAACAATATACTAGAAGAATCCGCCCATTGCATATCATCCAAAAATAAAACGACTGGATGTTCTTTTGTACAGATGGTTCTAAGAAACTTTCTAAAAACCAAATGGAACCTATTTTCTGTTTCCAAACTATCAAGTTCAGGTGGAGCTGACTTTTCACCTAACAGTTGTGAAAGTTCAGGTACAACATCAATGATTAGTTTTGCATTTGCACCCAAAGCATCGGAAAGGACTGTTTTCCATTCTTTTACGGAAGATTCACTTTCGGACAATAATTGTCGAACAAGACCTTGTAAGGCTAAGTTAATGGCGCGGTAAGGTATTGATTTTTTATATAAATCAAACTTTCCAGAAGTAAAGTAAGCCTTCTCGCGCGTCACAGGTTTTTGGATCTCATTAATGAGGGCCGACTTTCCAATTCCGGATCGACCAGAAATCAAAAAGATTTCTATTTTACCTTCTGCAGCATCAAGAAACTTTTCTTCAAAAATTTGGAGTTGGGTTTCTCTTCCGTATAGTTTCTTTGGAATTTGAAACCTTGATGATTTATCATTTTTTGCGAGTTCCATTTGGAACTGATCCAATGCAACACGTCCATTTTCCAATAGAACAGATTGAATGGCAGAAAGATCAGAAAGTAAACCGGTCGCTGTTTGGTACCGATCTTCTGGATTTTTTTCCAATAACTTCATGATCAAATCTGAAACAATCTTTGGTGCACCACTCCTTTCTTTTGGTGAAAGAGGGGTCTTCGCCAAATGGGCATGAACCATTTCCAAACTATCTGTATATAAAAACGGAAGGTCTCCGGTAATTAACTGATATAAGGTGACACCAAACGAATAAAAATCGGTTCTATAATCCACAGTGCGGTTCATTCGGCCAGTTTGTTCTGGAGAAATGTGTGCAAGTGTCCCAGTTAAGTTCTGGTTCATCGGGAGATAAAAACTTCTATGGGTGAGAAGTGTTGCTGAACCAAAGTCTATTATTTTTAGCGCACCAGTATCTGGATTATAAATTATATTTTGGGCTTTGATATCATTGTGAACAATTTTAGCTTTATGAATGTCTGCAAGGGCACGACATACTTCAATTGCTATACTCAAAAAAGTAGCAATATTACTATATTTTCCACTTAACTGTAGTTTAGCGAGATCAGTATAAGCAACGTTTGGGAAAATAATTGCAACGGTGTTTTGGTAAGACTCTAACTCTAAAGGCCTTAAGGTATAAACTGAATCAATGGTTCTGAGTATTTCAAATTCGTTTTTAAAGCGAGTGATTTCGTGATTATCCGGATAATCGCGATTCAATAATTTGATCACAACAGGATTCCCGGACTGTGATTCTCCGGCATAAACAGAACTTCTTTTCCCTAAATGAAGTTCTTTTATCGCTTTATATTTTCCTACGTTAAACAATGCGATTCCTTATCTTGCTGTTTTGCCACCGTCTACCGGTATCACAGCTCCTGTGATAAAAGCAGCCCCATCAGTAGACAACCAAACACAAGTTTTCGCAACCTCTTCGGGAGTCGCCATTCTACCCAAAGCATATGATTTCATTCTTTCTTTTTTGACTTCTTCTGGGTTCGGGACATTGGCATAAAATACATCATCCATTTCCGTTTGGATTCCACCTGGACAAAGAGCAACCACTCGAATTCCAGAGGATCCATATTCCAATGCAGCTGATTTTGTGAGGCCAATGATTCCGTGTTTTGTCATGGAATAAGGACCCGCTTTTTCTTTCCCTCGTACGCCTAGTGCCGACGATACATTGATAATGACTCCGCCTTTCCCTTGAGTTAAAAAT from the Leptospira terpstrae serovar Hualin str. LT 11-33 = ATCC 700639 genome contains:
- a CDS encoding PP2C family protein-serine/threonine phosphatase, with protein sequence MANEEKPTADLSFLKKEMKRALFPEGSLIIQQYSSGDSFYFIESGTVEVWKYLDESKQEVLIIGDLVSGDYFGEIALIDSAPRTVNISAKEICVLYELTRENFHRLLQTSPEMTLTLLKLLTARIRNAEQRENQVLIQKNKELRLQNETLEEMVKERTAKLTQTLKIIHEDLETAKTIQRNILPLGLRHVAHLDFGSRFEPMAEVGGDIFDVNRLEKTKVRLFLADAIGHGVQAALITMAIKAEYDHIKHNAPNPADVLYALNQIFIDSYGKKSIQFTAVIVDLNLEENKLTYSSAGHNEPYVVSKYQIIPLPESGVMLGLEKDVEYSNHSVPFGLGDRLFMISDGYLEQENSEGILLGEAKLLSSFESAKSLDLNLTDTIHLLMDDFHSFRGDASMMDDVTILGIGTSY
- a CDS encoding cupin domain-containing protein, with the translated sequence MGHKHQTQPIQIPVPGGKTIDEHFGIPSTGSSEISVAHMVAPAGWGEPFQTPNFDEWTLMVRGKKQIEVDGKIVILSAGESLFVEKGTKVRYSNPFTEDAEYWSICKPAFSLDLVNRELET
- a CDS encoding SDR family oxidoreductase, which codes for MKKTIVVTGATDGIGRVCAHSFAKTQEELILVGRNADKLAALVYSLQLTGATVHSYVADLSSAKETFLLSETIRKNHPKIDVLLNNAGAYFDKHTLTKEGIESTFALNHLNYFILALGLLPSLKKAGEARIVNVASRAHMGVSLDFNDLLGEKDYSGWKQYQRSKLMNIYFTYELAERLNQTKITVNCLHPGFVKTKFGQNNDGLAKILLSFAQNVFAISEEKGAETSIFLSTDPSLTSVSGKYFVKKKIEKSSEPSYDVAARRNLWSYTEDLLKHKFSFKFPGF
- a CDS encoding sensor histidine kinase; amino-acid sequence: MWQFHPYSLLLFLAFSFNLALGLFVLKSYRLDIVKYLLVLVLGSMMWTGFYGLDFVFISPDLHRTFVALLYIGVSIANLGMVLVSLEFTQNKHLLTKRFWVLLTVQPLMTLAVCVLDPIFKTLTLDTYLVNINGRIQWIQVTNTAGFFVSYFLSFFWSVFVAYLLIKGIFVSKSTERRRYLLILISYLFIWVTAILHKLGVRPLPGINVTAVMSTMQVILIFFAIGYYRMFDLVPLVRGEIVDELDEAVVILDFNNRVVDWNIAAEHLFCTASKNSTLISYKYFFASAPGIISKLDHLSDKRTLTKWIWEKDEKYWEVTAKQIRDANRKKIGMVIVFRDSTEQRNLEKQMSNVNRELLIANGTKDRFLSIISHDLRGPLAGIKMLLKVLNEDMKKKEDALAGMTQSLVDATESVFSLLENLLEWSKLQRGQEEFRPHFYRLDNIVRECLELFVLSASNKGITLEVEIPSHAMVFCDDRMIITVIRNLVSNALKFSHNNSKIFIKALDVGEEWQVSIIDSGVGMSKATKDKLFKVGEVIKSTGTGGETGNGIGLLLCHEFVSVNGGTIYAESDGVSGSRFVFTIPKKMKEEIIS
- a CDS encoding bactofilin family protein; the protein is MSKKEMQTTITEHGVIATILGKETAFSGTLAFKKPLQISGDFTGEIISDGYLVISEGARVKANIKAGTVVVGGTIIGNVTATQRLEMLSTGKVQGNIRTAKLQIADGVVFDGNCEMLSSEET
- the acpS gene encoding holo-ACP synthase — protein: MLSVGNDIVENQRIRELLQKHGDRFLKRVFTDEEVEYCHKHKDPVPFLAGRFACKEAVIKALNLNPGEVADMREIELAGTNFGKKTLVIHGKTEKFFREKGFTNSSVSISHADHYATAVVVFYKEPK
- a CDS encoding AAA family ATPase, with protein sequence MFNVGKYKAIKELHLGKRSSVYAGESQSGNPVVIKLLNRDYPDNHEITRFKNEFEILRTIDSVYTLRPLELESYQNTVAIIFPNVAYTDLAKLQLSGKYSNIATFLSIAIEVCRALADIHKAKIVHNDIKAQNIIYNPDTGALKIIDFGSATLLTHRSFYLPMNQNLTGTLAHISPEQTGRMNRTVDYRTDFYSFGVTLYQLITGDLPFLYTDSLEMVHAHLAKTPLSPKERSGAPKIVSDLIMKLLEKNPEDRYQTATGLLSDLSAIQSVLLENGRVALDQFQMELAKNDKSSRFQIPKKLYGRETQLQIFEEKFLDAAEGKIEIFLISGRSGIGKSALINEIQKPVTREKAYFTSGKFDLYKKSIPYRAINLALQGLVRQLLSESESSVKEWKTVLSDALGANAKLIIDVVPELSQLLGEKSAPPELDSLETENRFHLVFRKFLRTICTKEHPVVLFLDDMQWADSSSILLLKEVLTDPEITHFFIILSYRDNEVLPTDPFYRLLEELREIQVPISEIRLEPLRERDVALLVSETLAVAESEIRPIAEVLWKKTKGNPFHVNEMFKNLYERSYIYFADDHWSWDKDKIDSVNISDNVIDLIIDKINLQSAELIDALKLTACIGNWFRHDIYATIAERPFHKASMDLVALANEEFLILGMEDANFTHDKIREAIYKIISPEEKAKLHYKIGKTYLSILYKYKLEDHLFTIVNQLNLGASQMKGSEELAELRILNEKAGFKALNSSAYDAAFTFFDRMVGLMRDDEWNTEYENTLKLHLAYASAAYLSKNFEAAEKSFNYILSFVRNDLDKILVYELQSSMLVTQNKMKEVLETLKQALKLVGVRLPKKAGPLSPLREIIKFKFKLGRSSIESLEHLPVSHDPKYLAIMRLLNACIAPAFLAEPNLFPVIVLKLVNHTLRYGLCEISAFGFCAMGIIQGSGLGNYDDGLKFGQLGMRLLDSLDAKTFRCRTLFMFACMIAPWKNHARDSRSIFWDSFLAGMETGDLQYSSYSLNNIHFQGLLFRENLEDLYKSQLRYDASLLSLRQNHAYQVHRLNLQLVENMRGESADPMNLEGRYFSETETVAEWLATGNANALFDYYLCKLRIEYFLGDKEKAYEYSVKLDGLEGAMFGMMFVPEHVFLGALVAFALIVDNKIPAGITKPELKKRLVRFEKRMKVWAKSSPDNFGHKYEIISALLLYLANQKTQAVIACKAAISSARESNYILEEAIANEFLVRMWKETGFEQYSNLHLVEAHYRYGKYGFLSKVKQLELDHISLKKYIGRNFRTDSTDSLSLFSTTKDIFGDVGSTLDINTVIKASQTISGEIQLNRLLEKMMKILIENAGAERGYFILKSDSGWQVLAESEAEKESVLVYSESPFAIDFLEPVAYVNQNKIPSQIIGYVVRTGLVVICGDAAREGDFKNDPYVKSTLPKSLLCYPILSHGTVVGIVYLENNLTTDAFTPGRVEILKILSSQIAVSIENSLLYTNLEQKVDERTKELNFALTEVKGLKEQQDGDYFLASLLIEPLTQNLATSSNLNIKFLTEQKKKFSYKQWTSEIGGDLCVSSSIQLQNKKYIVVLNGDAMGKSMQGASGALVIGSVFEAIIKRNGQSEEVRDITPEKWVSNAYIELHNTLVTFDGSMLISMFLCLIDDETGFFYFLNAEHPRPVIYRNDRTFFLPHNYVCAKLGLLASKKALQINTFQLEKGDVLLIGSDGRDDILIGSEVEMEVNEDDELFLKTTFEGQGDLEAIRDAIKSHGELIDDLSLIRVEYTGEGSPIHVPTNHPKHFVYLRALTLYKQKKWAEVERMISGHFDSIHDAPLSVQKIYLYTEHRMSVFPLEFAVQYVQKNPSDSLTLFYIAEALYKNGDFSAAFDYSERVQLRRPYHKENNILFARLLELRRK
- a CDS encoding SDR family NAD(P)-dependent oxidoreductase — protein: MSGKKVALVTGGTSGLGRSIVLEFANAGYVVGFCGRRKQEGEETLALLEKQGGNGIFVRCDVTQSEAVHNFVESVVTKFGSIDVAVNNAGISGVLKATADYPLDIFDSVMDVNLKGTFLSMQFELKQFLTQGKGGVIINVSSALGVRGKEKAGPYSMTKHGIIGLTKSAALEYGSSGIRVVALCPGGIQTEMDDVFYANVPNPEEVKKERMKSYALGRMATPEEVAKTCVWLSTDGAAFITGAVIPVDGGKTAR